In a single window of the Sphingosinicella microcystinivorans genome:
- a CDS encoding DUF2721 domain-containing protein: MKARNSLFWYGVKAHGLTGPRGMARVRRMDPSPFTGVQIADIGHAVQLAIAPVFLIAGIGALLNVMANRLGRVIDRARVIERDIIGYDEAARERALAELAILDRRMVLVHWAIYACVASALAICLVIGVLFVGDLADAAVGTIVAVLFVGAMALIVAGLIIFLVETGIATRSVRVRQEVLKREAE, from the coding sequence TTGAAAGCTCGAAATAGCCTTTTCTGGTACGGCGTGAAAGCGCATGGATTGACTGGCCCGCGCGGCATGGCAAGGGTACGGCGCATGGACCCCTCGCCCTTCACCGGCGTGCAGATCGCCGACATCGGCCATGCCGTTCAGCTCGCGATCGCGCCCGTGTTCCTCATCGCAGGGATCGGTGCGCTGCTGAACGTGATGGCGAACCGGCTGGGGCGGGTCATCGACCGGGCGCGCGTGATCGAGCGGGACATCATCGGCTACGACGAGGCCGCGCGCGAGCGCGCACTCGCCGAGCTCGCCATCCTCGACCGCCGCATGGTGCTGGTGCACTGGGCGATCTACGCCTGCGTGGCGAGCGCGCTCGCGATCTGTCTCGTCATCGGCGTGCTGTTCGTCGGCGATCTTGCCGACGCGGCCGTGGGCACCATCGTCGCGGTGCTGTTCGTCGGGGCGATGGCGCTCATCGTCGCCGGCCTCATCATCTTCCTCGTCGAGACCGGAATCGCCACCCGCTCGGTGCGCGTGCGGCAGGAAGTGCTGAAGCGCGAAGCGGAATGA
- a CDS encoding DUF1971 domain-containing protein: protein MSAPYRSTPVFDEHTLPAALRSRHNTKAGVWGIIRVFEGRLRLTYLDPPSEIVVEQGGSGLLRPQQDHFVEPLGPIRMRVDFYDAPPV from the coding sequence ATGTCCGCCCCCTACCGTTCCACGCCGGTGTTCGACGAGCACACCCTGCCCGCGGCGCTGCGGAGCCGGCACAACACGAAGGCGGGCGTCTGGGGCATCATCCGGGTGTTCGAGGGCCGCCTGAGGCTCACCTATCTCGATCCGCCGTCGGAAATCGTGGTGGAACAGGGCGGGTCCGGCCTGCTGCGGCCGCAGCAGGATCATTTCGTCGAGCCGCTCGGGCCGATAAGGATGCGCGTCGATTTCTACGACGCGCCGCCGGTGTAG
- a CDS encoding group III truncated hemoglobin, which translates to MDVQDIDEEQLKALVDLFYARVRADPELGPVFNDAIADWPEHLEKLAAFWSSVMLTSGRYKGNPMIAHLKHVRRITPALFDRWLALWARTAGEVMSPAAAAALQAKAHRISESLQYAMFHRPGSGVPQVA; encoded by the coding sequence ATGGACGTGCAGGACATCGACGAGGAACAGCTGAAGGCGCTGGTGGACCTGTTCTATGCGCGCGTGCGCGCGGACCCGGAGCTTGGACCCGTCTTCAACGACGCCATCGCGGACTGGCCGGAGCACCTCGAAAAGCTCGCCGCCTTCTGGTCGTCGGTGATGCTGACGAGCGGGCGCTACAAGGGCAATCCGATGATTGCGCACCTGAAGCATGTCCGCCGCATCACCCCAGCGCTGTTCGATCGCTGGCTCGCGCTCTGGGCACGCACGGCGGGCGAGGTGATGAGCCCCGCCGCGGCGGCTGCGTTGCAGGCGAAGGCGCACCGCATCAGCGAAAGCCTCCAGTACGCGATGTTCCACCGGCCGGGCAGCGGCGTGCCGCAGGTCGCCTGA
- a CDS encoding Rrf2 family transcriptional regulator, which yields MRLTRYTDYAVRVLMHLAVHPERLCSIGEIADAYAVSRNHLMKIVNDLVNAGYVASERGRLGGIRLSRPAAEIRIGELVRHTEGEAGLAECGACIAAPACGLAGALGEALGAFMAVLDGYTLADITRRRAALGALLGTAA from the coding sequence GTGCGGCTGACGCGGTATACGGACTACGCGGTGCGGGTGCTGATGCACCTCGCCGTGCACCCGGAGCGGCTGTGCTCGATCGGCGAGATCGCGGACGCCTACGCCGTTTCGCGCAATCACCTGATGAAGATCGTGAACGACCTCGTGAACGCCGGCTATGTCGCCAGCGAACGCGGGCGTCTGGGCGGCATACGGCTTTCGCGGCCCGCCGCCGAGATCCGCATCGGCGAGCTCGTGCGCCATACGGAGGGCGAGGCCGGGCTTGCCGAGTGCGGCGCCTGCATCGCCGCCCCGGCCTGCGGCCTCGCGGGCGCTCTCGGCGAGGCGCTAGGCGCCTTCATGGCCGTGCTCGACGGCTACACGCTTGCCGACATCACGCGGCGGCGCGCGGCGCTCGGCGCGCTGCTCGGCACGGCGGCCTGA
- the uvrA gene encoding excinuclease ABC subunit UvrA has product MLTHISIRGAREHNLKNISLDIPRETLTVVTGLSGSGKSSLAFDTIYAEGQRRYVESLSAYARQFLELMQKPDIDHIEGLSPAISIEQKTTSKNPRSTVATVTEIYDYMRLLWARVGIPYSPVTGEPIAAQQVSQMVDRVMAMPEGTRLMLLAPVVRGRKGEYRKEIAEWQRTGFQRVKIDGTVYPIEEAPALDKKYKHDIDVVVDRLVVKEGLETRLADSFETALGLAEGLAVVELVGSGDSGGERILFSQKFACPVSGFTIPEIEPRLFSFNSPHGACPACDGLGEKLYFDPELVVPNQTLSIEQGAVVPWAKSYPPSPYYMQVLRSVARAYDFSLRTPWNELPEEVRDVVLNGTGGVPITLRFEDGRKTYEVKKPFEGVVNNLDRRWRETDSQWVRDELSRFQSAAPCETCNGARLKPEALAVKIAGETIADAVRRPVGDAFRWAKALPAQLNTQQKQIAERILKEIVERLGFLDNVGLEYLNLDRKSGTLSGGESQRIRLASQIGSGLSGVLYVLDEPSIGLHQRDNDRLLETLKRLRDLGNTVLVVEHDEDAIRTADYVIDMGPGAGAHGGQVVAEGTLADILASPNSLTGDYLSGRRAVPVPEARRKGNGKKLTVKGARANNLKDIDVSIPLGTFTCITGVSGSGKSTFTIDTLYAAAARALNGARVVSAQVDDIKGLEHLDKVIDIDQSPIGRTPRSNPATYTGAFTNIRDWFAELPESKARGYKPGRFSFNVKGGRCEACKGDGMLKIEMHFLPDVYVTCDVCKGKRYNRETLEVKFKGKSIADVLDMTVEDAAAFFKAVPAIRDKMNMLVEVGLGYIHVGQQATTLSGGEAQRVKLAKELSRRSTGKTLYILDEPTTGLHFEDVRKLLEVLHALVEQGNSIVVIEHNLEVIKTADWIIDLGPEGGNAGGKVVAEGTPETVANVAASYTARYLKPLLEKRPAAAPMSLPKPKGKRKPKASELALEGEAAE; this is encoded by the coding sequence ATGCTGACCCACATCTCGATCCGCGGCGCGCGCGAGCATAACCTCAAGAACATCAGCCTCGATATACCGCGCGAAACGCTGACGGTCGTCACGGGCCTGTCCGGCTCCGGCAAGTCGAGCCTCGCCTTCGACACCATCTACGCGGAGGGCCAGCGCCGCTACGTCGAGTCGCTTTCCGCCTACGCGCGGCAGTTCCTCGAGCTGATGCAGAAGCCCGACATCGACCATATCGAGGGACTATCCCCGGCCATCTCCATCGAGCAGAAGACCACCTCGAAGAACCCGCGCTCGACCGTGGCGACCGTCACCGAGATCTACGACTACATGCGGCTCCTGTGGGCGCGCGTCGGCATCCCCTACTCGCCCGTCACCGGCGAGCCGATCGCCGCGCAGCAGGTGAGCCAGATGGTGGACCGCGTGATGGCGATGCCCGAGGGCACGCGCCTGATGCTGCTCGCCCCTGTCGTGCGCGGCCGCAAGGGCGAATACCGCAAGGAGATCGCCGAGTGGCAGCGCACCGGCTTCCAGCGCGTGAAGATCGACGGCACGGTCTATCCCATCGAGGAAGCCCCCGCGCTCGACAAGAAGTACAAGCACGACATCGACGTGGTCGTGGATCGCCTCGTCGTGAAGGAAGGCCTCGAAACCCGCCTCGCCGACAGCTTCGAAACCGCGCTCGGCCTCGCCGAAGGGCTGGCCGTGGTGGAACTCGTGGGGAGCGGTGATTCTGGGGGCGAGCGCATCCTGTTCTCGCAGAAGTTCGCCTGCCCCGTCTCCGGCTTCACGATTCCCGAGATCGAGCCGCGCCTGTTCTCGTTCAACTCGCCGCACGGCGCCTGCCCGGCCTGCGACGGTCTCGGCGAGAAGCTCTATTTCGATCCCGAGCTCGTCGTGCCGAACCAGACCCTCAGCATCGAGCAGGGCGCGGTGGTGCCGTGGGCGAAATCGTACCCGCCCTCGCCTTATTATATGCAGGTGCTGCGCTCGGTCGCGCGGGCCTACGATTTCTCGCTGCGCACGCCGTGGAACGAGCTTCCGGAGGAGGTCCGCGACGTCGTGCTGAACGGCACCGGCGGCGTGCCGATCACGCTGCGCTTCGAGGACGGCCGCAAGACCTACGAGGTGAAGAAGCCGTTTGAGGGCGTCGTCAACAATCTCGACCGCCGCTGGCGCGAGACGGACAGCCAGTGGGTGCGCGACGAGCTTTCGCGCTTCCAGTCCGCCGCGCCGTGCGAGACCTGCAACGGCGCGCGCCTGAAGCCAGAGGCGCTCGCCGTGAAGATCGCCGGCGAGACCATCGCCGACGCCGTGCGCCGCCCGGTCGGCGACGCCTTCCGCTGGGCGAAGGCTCTCCCCGCCCAGCTCAACACCCAGCAGAAGCAGATCGCCGAACGCATCCTGAAAGAGATCGTCGAGCGCCTCGGCTTCCTCGACAACGTCGGCCTCGAATATCTGAACCTCGACCGCAAGTCCGGCACGCTCTCCGGCGGCGAATCGCAGCGCATCCGGCTTGCCAGCCAGATCGGCAGCGGCCTCTCGGGCGTGCTCTACGTCCTCGACGAGCCCTCGATCGGCCTCCACCAGCGCGACAACGACCGCCTGCTCGAAACGCTGAAGCGCCTGCGCGATCTCGGCAACACCGTGCTCGTCGTCGAGCACGACGAGGACGCGATCCGCACCGCCGATTACGTCATCGACATGGGCCCCGGCGCGGGCGCGCACGGCGGTCAGGTCGTCGCGGAAGGCACGCTCGCCGACATCCTCGCGAGCCCCAACAGCCTCACCGGCGACTATCTCTCCGGCCGCCGCGCCGTGCCGGTGCCGGAGGCGCGCCGCAAGGGCAACGGCAAGAAGCTCACCGTGAAGGGTGCGCGCGCCAACAACCTCAAGGACATTGACGTCTCGATCCCGCTCGGCACCTTCACCTGCATCACCGGCGTCTCGGGCTCGGGCAAATCGACCTTCACCATCGACACGCTTTACGCCGCCGCCGCTCGGGCGCTGAACGGCGCGCGCGTCGTCTCCGCGCAGGTCGACGACATCAAGGGTCTCGAACATCTCGACAAGGTGATCGACATCGACCAGTCACCGATCGGGCGCACCCCGCGCTCCAACCCCGCGACGTACACGGGCGCCTTCACCAACATCCGCGACTGGTTTGCCGAGCTGCCCGAGTCGAAGGCGCGCGGCTACAAGCCCGGCCGCTTCAGCTTCAACGTCAAGGGCGGCCGCTGCGAGGCGTGCAAGGGCGACGGGATGCTGAAGATCGAGATGCACTTCCTGCCCGACGTCTACGTCACCTGCGACGTCTGCAAGGGCAAGCGCTACAACCGCGAGACGCTGGAGGTGAAGTTCAAGGGCAAGTCGATCGCCGATGTGCTCGACATGACGGTCGAGGACGCCGCCGCGTTCTTCAAGGCCGTCCCCGCCATCCGCGACAAGATGAACATGCTCGTCGAGGTCGGCCTCGGCTACATCCACGTCGGCCAGCAGGCGACGACGCTGTCGGGCGGCGAGGCGCAGCGCGTCAAGCTCGCCAAGGAGCTCTCGCGCCGCTCGACGGGCAAGACGCTCTACATCCTCGACGAGCCCACCACCGGGCTCCACTTCGAGGACGTCCGCAAGCTCCTCGAAGTGCTCCACGCGCTCGTCGAGCAGGGCAACAGCATCGTCGTCATCGAGCACAACCTCGAGGTCATCAAGACCGCTGACTGGATCATCGACCTCGGCCCCGAAGGCGGCAATGCGGGCGGCAAGGTCGTCGCGGAAGGCACGCCGGAAACCGTCGCGAACGTCGCAGCGAGCTACACCGCGCGCTACCTGAAGCCGCTGCTCGAAAAGAGGCCCGCCGCCGCCCCGATGAGTCTGCCGAAGCCGAAGGGCAAGCGGAAGCCGAAAGCCTCAGAACTCGCGCTCGAAGGCGAGGCCGCCGAATAG
- a CDS encoding PEP-CTERM sorting domain-containing protein, whose amino-acid sequence MRHFLSVAALAMLVSTGAEAGLVKVSFTGVNSSPAAPNVFGTPVPTISGYVIYDDAATGTPFVVNATRSAYNYAGAIKEIGFDLGSGIGGTASGDLGSMQVSDQFTVGQDRLSFNNIYLTPDAITGEPAGTVRFEVTIGLSGPFSALSTSDLPGVFDPAIFTGQKNFSLFVNRGTGAPPAGAVSFNFNFDSLTVEPYGTDVPEPAMLALFGLGAAAVGLRRRGTA is encoded by the coding sequence ATGCGTCACTTCCTTTCCGTCGCCGCGCTGGCGATGCTCGTTTCCACCGGGGCCGAGGCCGGTCTCGTCAAGGTCAGCTTCACCGGCGTCAATTCCAGTCCCGCCGCGCCCAACGTGTTCGGCACGCCGGTGCCCACGATCAGCGGCTACGTGATCTACGACGATGCCGCCACCGGCACGCCCTTCGTCGTCAACGCCACGCGCTCGGCCTACAACTACGCGGGCGCCATCAAGGAGATCGGCTTCGATCTCGGCAGCGGCATCGGCGGCACCGCGAGCGGCGACCTCGGGTCGATGCAGGTCTCCGACCAGTTCACGGTTGGGCAGGACCGCCTGTCGTTCAACAACATCTACCTCACGCCGGATGCGATTACGGGCGAGCCTGCGGGCACCGTCCGCTTCGAGGTGACGATCGGGCTTTCCGGCCCCTTCTCCGCGCTGTCGACCTCGGACCTGCCCGGCGTGTTCGACCCCGCGATCTTCACCGGCCAGAAGAATTTCTCGCTGTTCGTGAACCGCGGCACCGGCGCGCCTCCCGCGGGCGCCGTCAGCTTCAACTTCAACTTCGACAGCCTGACCGTCGAGCCCTACGGCACCGACGTTCCCGAGCCCGCCATGCTGGCGCTGTTCGGGCTCGGCGCGGCCGCCGTCGGCCTCCGCCGCCGCGGGACCGCCTGA